AGTAGTTTGGTGCGCTCAATATGTTGCAAAAAATCGTGGCCTAAGCCAGCCCCCTGGTGGGCCCCTTCAATCAGGCCCGGTATGTCTGCCACAACAAAGCTTTCTCCGTTTTGCCCTTGTACCACGCCCAGATTAGGGACCAAGGTAGTAAATGGGTAATCTGCTATTTTAGGTTTTGCTGCGGAAATAATGGAGATCAGGGTAGACTTTCCTGCGTTTGGCAAACCGATTAAACCTACGTCTGCCAGGAGCCTGAGTTCCAATTCCAGCCAGCGCTCCTGGCCTGGTTCCCCATTTTCCGCCAATTCCGGCACCCGGTTCTGGGCGCTGGAAAAACGGGCATTACCACGCCCTCCCCTGCCGCCTTTCGCTACTACAAAACGTTCTTCGAAGCCTACCAGATCGGCAATCATTTCGCCTGTTTCCGCGTCCCTGAGTATTGTCCCCGGGGGAACCCTGATTACCAGGTCCTCCCCTCCGCTGCCATGCATGTTTTTACCTTGGCCATGCTGGCCCCTTTCAGCTTTATAATGTCGCTTGTAGCGGAAATCTGCCAGGGTTCTTAAGCCAGGATCAGTAACCAGGATCACATCTCCGCCTTTACCCCCGTCCCCTCCGCTGGGGCCTCCATAGGGGACATATTTCTCCCGCCTGAATGCAACAACTCCGTTGCCGCCATCGCCGCCCTTGATACAAATTTTAGCATGATCAAAAAACATTGTTATTCACCTTCGATTAACAGTTTGCCAGCCTTAAAATAACGGTTGGAATCAGCTGGGTCGTGTAAGATTTGTTTTATTATTATTTATGTTTTCCAATACGGGTTTCTGGCAGTCGCTCACCATATAAGAACGAGCTAACTGTTTTTTCTCTTTTCCAGAAAGATTTCCCAACCGCCGGCTACCGACCGGGCTAAACAGCCGGTTTGCCTGTCATTACAAGAAAGAACCAGGTGTTCAAGGTCCTCTTTTACCATTTCAAAGGTGTTATCTTGCCAGTTTATCCGCAATCTAAACCGGTCAAAATCCTGGCTAACCGACAATTGTGCTTGCAGCAATTTTTCTTCCTGGCCCTCAAATGCAAATCCTGCCAGAACAAGATCCCAGGCCATACTTACCAGCTCTTCCGGCAACAGGCACTCGGCCGGAAAACCTGGCGTCTGGCAGTCCAAATTTGCTTTTACCCTCATGTCCTCAGCTTTTTTCTTGTTTATAAGACAGCAAAGCGCAAGACCAGGGGGCTGCAATGAAAACAAGGCACTGCCGGCTGAAACCTGAGCAATAGCTTCCCGGACATATTCCTGGGCCTTTTGATGCCGGTCTAGCTGCAGGTAACCGACAATAACTTGCAGGTGATTTAAAAAATCGTGCCTTTCGGTTCTCCAGATAGAGATCAGATCTTTACACTCTTCTGGTCCAATCGCCATTATTATACCTCCTAGAAAAGATTGGCTTACTATTAATTTAACATACAAAACCCATACGCAAAAGGAAAAAACCCCTGTGCGGGGTTTTTTCTTTTTTGCTTATTACGCGTACACGCTGACCTGCTTTTTGTCCCTGCCCAGGCGTTCAAATTTAACCTTACCGCCAATCAGGGCAAACAAAGTATCGTCTCTGCCGATACCGACATTATCACCGGGATGAATTCTGGTGCCTCTTTGCCTTACGATAATGCTCCCGGCATTAATAAGCTGCCCGTCATGACTCTTTACTCCCAAACGCTTCGGCTGGCTGTCACGGCCGTTACGGGAACTGCCAACACCTTTTTTATGCGCAAACAGCTGTAAGTTCATTCTAATCATTACGATCCACCTCCTCTGTTATTTCCACATACTTACTGTAACTTTCTTTAATAGCAGCGACCCCCAAAAACATCGTCTGGAAAA
This region of Syntrophomonadaceae bacterium genomic DNA includes:
- the rpmA gene encoding 50S ribosomal protein L27; this translates as MIRMNLQLFAHKKGVGSSRNGRDSQPKRLGVKSHDGQLINAGSIIVRQRGTRIHPGDNVGIGRDDTLFALIGGKVKFERLGRDKKQVSVYA
- a CDS encoding Spo0B domain-containing protein is translated as MAIGPEECKDLISIWRTERHDFLNHLQVIVGYLQLDRHQKAQEYVREAIAQVSAGSALFSLQPPGLALCCLINKKKAEDMRVKANLDCQTPGFPAECLLPEELVSMAWDLVLAGFAFEGQEEKLLQAQLSVSQDFDRFRLRINWQDNTFEMVKEDLEHLVLSCNDRQTGCLARSVAGGWEIFLEKRKNS
- the obgE gene encoding GTPase ObgE, which gives rise to MFFDHAKICIKGGDGGNGVVAFRREKYVPYGGPSGGDGGKGGDVILVTDPGLRTLADFRYKRHYKAERGQHGQGKNMHGSGGEDLVIRVPPGTILRDAETGEMIADLVGFEERFVVAKGGRGGRGNARFSSAQNRVPELAENGEPGQERWLELELRLLADVGLIGLPNAGKSTLISIISAAKPKIADYPFTTLVPNLGVVQGQNGESFVVADIPGLIEGAHQGAGLGHDFLQHIERTKLLIHVLDAAPTDGRDIVQDFSIINKELELYNPKLLDRPQLVAVNKMDLTQAKENLQRLIDHLAEQHEVFPISAATGQGVEILMQRVAEVLALLPDEEPGPVTEPVIHRMIEGKERFTIGREGPVFIVAGKEVERHLAMTNFDNEAAVKRFAKILKMIGVDRALKDLGAKSGDMVRIKKMEFEYLEEE